One window of Nicotiana tomentosiformis chromosome 11, ASM39032v3, whole genome shotgun sequence genomic DNA carries:
- the LOC138901555 gene encoding uncharacterized protein: MVIERVMLRVSPMKGVMRFGKKGKLSPRYIGPFEILERVGEVAYKLAFPPSLSVVHQVFHVSMLQKYYGDLSHVLDFSSVQLDKDLTYVKEPMAILNRQVWKLRSKSIASMMVQWRGHPVEEVTWEIGNDMRSHYPHLFVTSVVAIANTSIAIENMTGGTQISQLRYLVRICQD; this comes from the exons atggtgaTAGAGAGGGTTATGctgcgggtttcacccatgaagggtgtgatgaggttcgggaagaagggcaagttgagtcctaggtatattggtccttttgagatccttgagagagttggtgaggtggcctacaaacttgcatttccacctagtttatcggTAGTTCACCAGGTGTTCCATGtctccatgctccaaaagtattatggtgatctgtcacatgtattagatttcagctcagtccaattggacaaggatttgacataTGTTAAGGAGCCAATGGCCATCTTGAATAGGCAGGtctggaagttgaggtcaaagagcattgcttcaatgatggttcaatggaggggtcatccggttgaggaggtgacaTGGGAGATCGGTAACGACATGAGGAGtcattatcctcaccttttcgtcacttcag ttgtcgcaattgcgaacaccagcATTGCAATTGAGAACATGACAGGGGGGACTCAGATATCACAATTACGATACTTGGTTCGCATTTGCCAAGACTAG